TTTAGCTCGTACTGGTCGAGCTAAAGTTGCCATGCCTGGTGGTTGTGCAATTGGAACACGACCAATTGATTTACATTTGAAAGGGTTTCAAGCATTAGGAGCTAAAATTACGCAACAAAATGGATACATTGAAGCTGTTGCTGATGAATTAGTTGGTGCCAGAATTTATTTAGACTTTCCAAGTGTGGGTGCCACTCAAAATATTATGATGGCTGCTGTCCGTGCAAAAGGGACAACAGTGATTGAGAATGTTGCAAGAGAACCTGAAATCGTCGATTTAGCCATCTATTTAAATAAAATGGGAGCTAAAATCGTTGGTGCTGGGACAGAAACGATTCGCATTGAAGGGGTAACTGATTTATACGGGACAGAGCATAGCGTGGTGCAGGATCGTATTGAAGCCGGGACCTTTATGGTAGCAGCAGCTGCAACGCAAGGAAATGTTTTTATTGAAGATGCTGTGGCAGAACATAATAGTCCGCTGATTTCTAAATTAGTGGAAATGGGTGTAGATATTATTAATGAACAAAATGGGATTCGTGTCATTGGACCAAAATATTTGAAACCAACGGATATTAAAACACTACCACATCCTGGGTTTCCAACAGATATGCAAGCACAAATGAGTGTCTTGATGGTATTAGCCTCAGGGGATAGTGTGTTAACAGAAACTGTTTTTGAAAATCGATTCCAACATTTAGACGAATTACAACGTATGGGTGCTAAATACCGTATTTCCAATAGTGTGGCTTATATTAGTGGTGTTCCAAAGCTTCAAGGAGCACAAGTTAGTGCAACAGATTTACGTGCAGCAGCAGCTCTGATTATTGCTGGATTAGTTGCAACAGATGAAACACGAGTGACTAGATTAGAGCATTTAGACCGTGGATACTATAAATTCCATGAAAAATTAGCCAACCTTGGTGCAACAATCGAAAGAGTTGATGAAGATGTTGCTCATGAATCAATGGCAGAAGTAGTAAGTTAAGCTCTATAATGAAGGAGGAAATTTAATTGAGTTCAATAACTAAAAGAGTAGTCATACAATTGATGCTAGTTATTTTTGTGATTCTATTATTGATTGGATTATTTTTCCTAGGTATTTTTATAGGGTATGTCTATGTTGGAAAAGGGCAATCAAGTGATGCCTTTAATCCATCGACATGGCACCATATACTAGATTTTGTAAAATAACTAATGACCATCAACTCTTATGTTGGTGGTTATTTTTTAAATTGTTAGGAAGATATGATGAAAAAAATTATCATTTTACCTGTTCGTTTTTATCAAAAATTTATTTCTCCTTTATTTCCTAAAAGTTGTCGTTATCATCCAACGTGTTCTCAGTATATGATTGATGCGGTAAATTATCATGGAGCGATTAAAGGATTTATCATGGGTACGGCTCGTATTTTAAGATGTCACCCTTTTGTTAAAGGTGGCATTGACTATGTACCACCAACATTTAGCATCAGGAAAAATCCAGATGAGACATATCGTGGACCATATAAAAGAGAAAAAAAATAAATGACTTAAAAGTTAACTTAGACCTTTTTTATTAACGGTCTATTTTTTTATTTTAGAATTGTCTGAAAATTCTGTTGACTTATATTTAATATTAACTTATATTAATAAATAACTTATTTAATTCTAATAAAGAAGTGAGGAAAGTAAAATGAAAAAAATTCTAGGAATGCTTATGGGTGCAACGTTATTGTTATCTGCTTGTGGAACACCGGGTGGAGGAACTGCTCAAAATACGAAATCACAAAAAGATGCTGATACAGTCAAAATTGGTTTAAACATGGAATTATCTGGTGCAGCTGCTGGGTATGGTAACCAAGAAAAAGAAGGTGCCGAACTTGCAGTGAAAGAAATCAATAAAGCCGGTGGGATTAACGGTAAGAAAATTGATTTAGTTGTCAAAGATAATAAAAGTGATACGGCCGAAGCAGCAACAATTGCAACGAGTTTAACAACAAGCGACAATGTCATTGGAATGATCGGTCCAGCAACATCCGGTGCGACAAAAGCAGCTAGTCCAAACGCAACAAAAGCCAAAGTCCCAATTATCACACCATCTGGGACCGATGATTCTATTACAGTAAATAATGGAACAGTTCAAGAATATATTTTTAGAACATGCTTTCAAGATTCTTTCCAAGGGGTTATCTTAGCTAACTATGCAACTGATAATTTGAAAGCGAAAAAAGCAGTGATCATTGGAGACGTATCAAGTGATTATGCAAAAGGATTAACTAAATCATTTAAAGAGACATTTAAAGGTGACATTGTGGCTGATGAAAAATTTAATGCGAAAGATAAAGATTTTAAAGCCATTCTAACAAAAATAAAAGACAAAGATTTTGATTTTATTTACTTACCAGGCTATTACGAAGAAGCTGGTTTAATCATCAAACAGGCACGTGAAATGGGAATTGAACAGCCAATTATCGGGGCTGATGGATTCTCAGATTCTAAATTAATTGATATTGCTGGTGATGAAAATATGAGTAATATCTACTATACGGCTCATTTTTCTGAAAAAGCACCTGCTTCAGATAAAGTAAAAACATTTATTGAGACATTTAAAAAAGAGTATGGTAAAACACCAAGCTCATTTAATGCGTTAGCATATGATTCTGTTTACATGGTTAAAGCTGCTTTAGAAGCTGAAAAAGAAAATACAAGTGAAGCATTAACAAAAGGTTTAGCAACATTAACAGACTTTGAAGGTGTGACAGGTACCATGACAATGGATAAAAATCATAATCCGAAAAAACCAGCTGTTGTAATCGGACTTGAAAAAGGCGAAGAAAACACAGCAGAAGTGGTAAATCCGTAAAAAATCATGAAAACCAAGGGACTGGACAAGAGTTCCTTGGTTTTTCAAAAGGAGGAGAAACAATGAATGTCCTTCAACAATTAGTCAATGGACTCTCATTAGGAAGTATTTACGCACTATTAGCCCTAGGGTATACAATGGTGTATGGAATTATAAAGTTAATCAATTTTGCTCATGGTGAAATATATATGATTGGTGCTTTTATTGGGTACTATGTGGCTAATAACTTTGGTTTTGGCTTAGTTTTAACACTTTTAACATCTATGATTATCTGTGCGATTTTAGGGATGTTGATTGAATTTTTAGCTTATCGTCCACTTAGAAATTCAACACGTATTGCAGCGCTTATTACAGCGATAGGGGTATCATTCTTACTACAATCATTAATGATCTATTTCGTGGGAGCAGATACAAAACCTTATCCTCAATTAATGAAAAATATAACTTATGATTTAGGCATATGCCAAATTAGTAAAATTCAACTCGTGATTATCGCAACGTCAATTTTCTTAATGCTGTTATTACAATTTATCGTACAACAAACAAAAATGGGGCGTGCCATGCGTGCAGCAAGTGTTGATCCCGAAGCAGCTCAATTAATGGGGATAAATGTAAATTATACCATTTCATTTACTTTTGCACTTGGCTCGTCATTAGCCGCTGCAGGTGGTGTATTAATTGGTCTTTACTATAATAGTATAGACCCAATGATGGGTGTTGCTCCTGGTCTTAAAGCGTTTATCGCTGCCGTGTTTGGTGGAATAGGGATTATTCCAGGTGCCGCACTTGGTGGGTTTGCGATCGGTATCATCGAAACGGTCGTGAGTGCTTTAGGTTTTACAGCTTATCGAGATGCAGCCGTTTACTTGATTTTAATTATTGTATTACTTGTTAAACCATCTGGATTATTAGGTAAAAATATTAAGGAAAAAGTGTAGGTGATAACAATGAAAGAACGATTGAAAATAAATGGGATTTGGTTAGCGATAATGGTCGTTATTTTTGCGATGCTGGCAATCACTTACTCGACTGGATTGATGTCACCTGTTGTCGAAACAACATTAGTAATGATTGGTATCAACATTATTCTAGCAGCTGGACTTAACTTGGTTATTGGTATTTCTGGTCAATTTTCTTTGGGACATGCAGGATTTATGGCGATTGGAGCTTATACAACGGCAATTATGACAATAAAGATGCCGTCAATTGTTGGGTTTTTAATTGGATTAGTTTTAGGTTGTATTCTTTCAGGAATTGTGGCACTTTTAGTTGGTATTCCAACTCTGCGTCTTTCTGGTGACTATTTAGCCATTGCAACATTAGGTGTATCTGAAATTATTCGCTCATTGATTATGAATATGGATCAAATCACTAATGGTCCAGCCGGATTATTTGGTATTCCTCCTTTTGTAACCTGGTCAATGGTTTATTTATTTGTTTGTATCACATTGATTTTGATGACAAATTATATTCATAGCGCAGCAGGACGTGCGACGTTATCTGTTCGAGAGAATCTAATCGCAGCAGAATCTATGGGTGTGAATGTGACAAAGTATAAAGTGGTTGCTTTTGTGATTGGTGCCATGACCGCAGCCGTTGCTGGGGGAATGTATTCAAGCTATGTTCAAACGATTGTGCCAGGGAACTTTGATTTTATGAAATCAATTGATATTCTAATCATCGTAGTATTTGGTGGAGTTGGAAGCATGACAGGAACTGTTGTAGCGGCCGTTTTACTTGGTGTATTGAATATGTATTTACAAGATTTTGGTGCCATTCGTATGATAATTTATGCGTTTGCTCTAGTTATCATCATGATTTTCAAACCTTCTGGCTTATTAGGAACAAAAGAATTTTCAGTGAAAAAATTATTGAGTAAAGGAGGTAAACAACATGTCTGAGTTAAACATTAGTCATTTGACAAAGAATTTTGGTGGATTAGCTGCTATTCAGGATTTAAATTTACATTTTGGTGATAATGAGTTGATTGGTTTAATCGGCCCAAATGGAGCGGGAAAAACGACGCTTTTTAACTTGATTACAGGTGTATATGAGCCAAGTTCTGGAAGTATTGAATTAACACATGATAGTAAGACAATAACGTTAAATGGTATTTCTCCGTTTAAAATTGCGCAATTAGGTATTAGTCGAACGTTTCAAAATATTCGCTTGTTTAAAGAGTTGAGTGTTTTGGATAATGTTTTGATTGCAATGACCGCCAATGCTAAAGAAAGTGTGTTATCTGGCATGTTGCGGTTACCTTCTTTTTATAAAAAAGAAGATAAAATGAGAGAAGAAGCAACGAAATTATTAGGTCTATTTGAATTAGAGGACAAAAAAGATAATTTAGCGAAAAATTTGCCTTACGGGGAGCAACGCCGTTTAGAAATTGTTCGAGCTTTAGCAACAAAACCGAGCATTTTATTTTTAGATGAACCGGCAGCTGGGATGAACCCACAGGAAACAGAAGAATTAACCCAATTAATCAAACGAATTCAAAAAGAATTTGGGTTGACGATTGTCCTAATTGAACATGATATGTCGTTAGTTATGGAAGTCTGTGAGAGACTTTATGTATTAGAGTATGGGGCGTTAATTGCCTCAGGGACACCAGAAGAAATTAAGCAAGATAAACGCGTTATTCAGGCGTATTTAGGTGGTGAAGAGTAATGTTAAAAGTTGAAAATTTATCTGTGCATTATGGCATGATTCAGGCAGTAAAAGATGTGTCTTTTGAAGTAAATAAGGGAGAAATTGTCAGTTTAATTGGGGCTAACGGAGCTGGTAAAACGACTATTTTAAAAAGTTTATCAGGCTTAGTAAAGTCTTCAGGTGGTTCGATGACATTTAATAATGAAGATCTAACAAAAAAATCAGCTCCGACTATTGTAAAAAGCGGTTTAGTTCAAGTGCCAGAAGGTCGTCATATTTTTGCAGGAATGACGGTTATGGAGAACTTGGAACTTGGTGGCTTTATTCATAATAATCATGATGAGAAAAAAGAAATTTTAGATTATATTTTTGAAACATTCCCTGTGTTGAAAGAAAGATTAAAACAAGATGCCGCAACACTTTCAGGTGGAGAACAACAAATGCTTGCTATGGGGCGAGCGTTGATGACCAAACCAGATTTATTATTACTGGATGAACCATCAATGGGACTTGCACCTATCTTTATTCGTGAGATTTTTCATATTATCGAACGGATTAACAAACAAGGAACAACCATTCTTTTAATCGAACAAAATGCCAATATGGCGTTGAAACTTTCTGATAGAGGATATGTATTAGAAACAGGTCAAGTGGTGCTTAAAGGAAGCGGTAAAGAGTTATTAGAAAGTGAAGAAGTACAGAAAGCTTATTTAGGAGGATAGAGTTATGTTAGTAAAAGACTATATGTCAACAGAAGTGATTACGACTTCCCCTGAAACACCTGTTTTTCAAGCAATGGACTTAATGAAACAAAAAAATATTCACCGTTTGCCAGTTGTAAAAGACGATCAATTAGTTGGATTGGTCACTGAAGGAACAATTCAAGAAGCGATGCCGTCAAAAGCAACCAGCTTAAGCGTGTATGAAGTGAATTATTTGTTAAATAAAATGACTGTAGCCGATGTGATGATTAAAGACGTTCATACTATCAAGGCCGATGAATTTATTGAAGAAGCCATCAAGATTATGCGTGAGTATAATATTGGTGTGTTGCCTGTTGTGGATGTTAACAGGACTATTCAAGGTATTATCACTAGTACAGATGCATTTGGTGCCTTTTTAGCTATTACTGGTTATGGAGAGAATGGGACGCGTGTTGCGATTTCAATTAAAGACGATCATCCTGGTGTGTTGGCTGATTTAACGAAAGTATTAGCTCAAGATAAATTTAATATCGTTCAGATTATTGTGTATCGTCAAACAAAGAATGTTATTATCGTGATACAAGTTGTCGAAAAAAATGCCACTAAATTAGAAAAATCACTAATTGACAATCAGTATGATGTTATTATGTGTTTAGAGACTGAAAGAAGCTAAAAAGCTTCTTTTTCTCTTAACAAAGGCAAAAATATATGGTATCCTATATGAGTTCGATGCATGAAAGGACTGAAATATTACAGATGAAAAAAAATAAACCAGTTGAAGTTGAAATTAAAGAATTATCAACTCATGATGAATTGTTAATTGGAAAAAAAGTCATTGGAAAAGTAACAAAATTGTCAGATAAAAAATTTGAAGTTGAAACAACAGATGGTATTTTAGGTGTATACAAAACACAAGACGATGCCTACGAAGAAGCATTAAAATATTGGAATTTAAATAATTAAAAAAATTTAAAAAAGTACTTGATTTTTTTTTTGAAATTAGTTATTATATGGAAGTCGGGTTGATAAACTTGATTGATACGGAGGGGTAGCGAAGTGGCTAAACGCGGCGGACTGTAAATCCGCTCCTTCGGGTTCGGC
This genomic stretch from Vagococcus sp. CY52-2 harbors:
- the murA gene encoding UDP-N-acetylglucosamine 1-carboxyvinyltransferase — encoded protein: MEYIAVRGGNRLEGSVKIEGAKNAVLPILAGALLANKGKTTITNAPILSDVFTMNNVIKYLNTDIEFIEEENTIKIDATKELETEAPFEYVSQMRASIVVMGPLLARTGRAKVAMPGGCAIGTRPIDLHLKGFQALGAKITQQNGYIEAVADELVGARIYLDFPSVGATQNIMMAAVRAKGTTVIENVAREPEIVDLAIYLNKMGAKIVGAGTETIRIEGVTDLYGTEHSVVQDRIEAGTFMVAAAATQGNVFIEDAVAEHNSPLISKLVEMGVDIINEQNGIRVIGPKYLKPTDIKTLPHPGFPTDMQAQMSVLMVLASGDSVLTETVFENRFQHLDELQRMGAKYRISNSVAYISGVPKLQGAQVSATDLRAAAALIIAGLVATDETRVTRLEHLDRGYYKFHEKLANLGATIERVDEDVAHESMAEVVS
- a CDS encoding DNA-directed RNA polymerase subunit beta gives rise to the protein MSSITKRVVIQLMLVIFVILLLIGLFFLGIFIGYVYVGKGQSSDAFNPSTWHHILDFVK
- the yidD gene encoding membrane protein insertion efficiency factor YidD, whose protein sequence is MKKIIILPVRFYQKFISPLFPKSCRYHPTCSQYMIDAVNYHGAIKGFIMGTARILRCHPFVKGGIDYVPPTFSIRKNPDETYRGPYKREKK
- a CDS encoding ABC transporter substrate-binding protein; this translates as MKKILGMLMGATLLLSACGTPGGGTAQNTKSQKDADTVKIGLNMELSGAAAGYGNQEKEGAELAVKEINKAGGINGKKIDLVVKDNKSDTAEAATIATSLTTSDNVIGMIGPATSGATKAASPNATKAKVPIITPSGTDDSITVNNGTVQEYIFRTCFQDSFQGVILANYATDNLKAKKAVIIGDVSSDYAKGLTKSFKETFKGDIVADEKFNAKDKDFKAILTKIKDKDFDFIYLPGYYEEAGLIIKQAREMGIEQPIIGADGFSDSKLIDIAGDENMSNIYYTAHFSEKAPASDKVKTFIETFKKEYGKTPSSFNALAYDSVYMVKAALEAEKENTSEALTKGLATLTDFEGVTGTMTMDKNHNPKKPAVVIGLEKGEENTAEVVNP
- a CDS encoding branched-chain amino acid ABC transporter permease gives rise to the protein MNVLQQLVNGLSLGSIYALLALGYTMVYGIIKLINFAHGEIYMIGAFIGYYVANNFGFGLVLTLLTSMIICAILGMLIEFLAYRPLRNSTRIAALITAIGVSFLLQSLMIYFVGADTKPYPQLMKNITYDLGICQISKIQLVIIATSIFLMLLLQFIVQQTKMGRAMRAASVDPEAAQLMGINVNYTISFTFALGSSLAAAGGVLIGLYYNSIDPMMGVAPGLKAFIAAVFGGIGIIPGAALGGFAIGIIETVVSALGFTAYRDAAVYLILIIVLLVKPSGLLGKNIKEKV
- a CDS encoding branched-chain amino acid ABC transporter permease, producing the protein MKERLKINGIWLAIMVVIFAMLAITYSTGLMSPVVETTLVMIGINIILAAGLNLVIGISGQFSLGHAGFMAIGAYTTAIMTIKMPSIVGFLIGLVLGCILSGIVALLVGIPTLRLSGDYLAIATLGVSEIIRSLIMNMDQITNGPAGLFGIPPFVTWSMVYLFVCITLILMTNYIHSAAGRATLSVRENLIAAESMGVNVTKYKVVAFVIGAMTAAVAGGMYSSYVQTIVPGNFDFMKSIDILIIVVFGGVGSMTGTVVAAVLLGVLNMYLQDFGAIRMIIYAFALVIIMIFKPSGLLGTKEFSVKKLLSKGGKQHV
- a CDS encoding ABC transporter ATP-binding protein — protein: MSELNISHLTKNFGGLAAIQDLNLHFGDNELIGLIGPNGAGKTTLFNLITGVYEPSSGSIELTHDSKTITLNGISPFKIAQLGISRTFQNIRLFKELSVLDNVLIAMTANAKESVLSGMLRLPSFYKKEDKMREEATKLLGLFELEDKKDNLAKNLPYGEQRRLEIVRALATKPSILFLDEPAAGMNPQETEELTQLIKRIQKEFGLTIVLIEHDMSLVMEVCERLYVLEYGALIASGTPEEIKQDKRVIQAYLGGEE
- a CDS encoding ABC transporter ATP-binding protein is translated as MLKVENLSVHYGMIQAVKDVSFEVNKGEIVSLIGANGAGKTTILKSLSGLVKSSGGSMTFNNEDLTKKSAPTIVKSGLVQVPEGRHIFAGMTVMENLELGGFIHNNHDEKKEILDYIFETFPVLKERLKQDAATLSGGEQQMLAMGRALMTKPDLLLLDEPSMGLAPIFIREIFHIIERINKQGTTILLIEQNANMALKLSDRGYVLETGQVVLKGSGKELLESEEVQKAYLGG
- a CDS encoding CBS and ACT domain-containing protein, yielding MLVKDYMSTEVITTSPETPVFQAMDLMKQKNIHRLPVVKDDQLVGLVTEGTIQEAMPSKATSLSVYEVNYLLNKMTVADVMIKDVHTIKADEFIEEAIKIMREYNIGVLPVVDVNRTIQGIITSTDAFGAFLAITGYGENGTRVAISIKDDHPGVLADLTKVLAQDKFNIVQIIVYRQTKNVIIVIQVVEKNATKLEKSLIDNQYDVIMCLETERS
- a CDS encoding DUF2969 family protein, whose amino-acid sequence is MKKNKPVEVEIKELSTHDELLIGKKVIGKVTKLSDKKFEVETTDGILGVYKTQDDAYEEALKYWNLNN